The following proteins are encoded in a genomic region of Dialister hominis:
- a CDS encoding IS256 family transposase: MAKCKTPPTTPCEQIAQQILNNYDIKSAEDVQDVLKQIFGPIFESMLKGEMENHLGHKKHERSEDGDNVRNGYSSKTLKTSLGEVPIRVPRDRQSTFEPQIIKKHQRDVSSIEGKVLAMYARGMSQRDIAATIEDIYGFQMSHEQISTITGCVMEEVEAWRNRPLQSFYPFAFVDCIYVSLCTEYGVQQVAVYVMLAYDVNGCKDVLGLWINETESKHAWMQIFDELRARGVKDLGILSMDGVSGLEEGAKAVFPHAMVQRCIVHLIRNSIRYIPRKQWSAFTKQLKLIYGAINVKQARQEFEKFKTDWQAYPGAVSVRENNFSHVEQLYNYGSAVRKIMYTTNAIESVNSSFRKVTKKGAFPKEDAVFKIFYLRIQELYKKWKGRHVANWAMVRNQLLMDDRMSQLMQQYDVAY, translated from the coding sequence ATGGCAAAGTGTAAAACTCCACCGACTACCCCATGCGAGCAGATTGCTCAGCAAATCCTCAACAACTACGACATCAAGAGCGCGGAAGACGTACAGGACGTCCTGAAGCAGATTTTTGGCCCCATTTTTGAGTCCATGCTCAAAGGTGAGATGGAAAATCATCTCGGCCATAAGAAGCATGAGCGCTCCGAAGACGGTGACAATGTCCGGAACGGCTATTCATCCAAGACGCTCAAGACCTCTCTGGGCGAGGTTCCTATCCGCGTCCCTAGGGATCGCCAGAGTACGTTTGAACCGCAGATTATCAAGAAGCACCAGCGCGACGTTTCGTCCATCGAGGGCAAGGTACTGGCGATGTATGCCCGTGGCATGAGCCAACGCGACATCGCTGCAACCATCGAAGACATCTACGGCTTCCAGATGTCACATGAACAGATCTCCACCATCACAGGCTGCGTCATGGAAGAGGTCGAGGCATGGCGGAATCGTCCGCTCCAGTCGTTCTATCCATTTGCTTTCGTCGACTGCATCTACGTATCGCTGTGCACGGAGTATGGCGTCCAGCAGGTGGCCGTCTATGTCATGCTTGCCTATGACGTCAACGGCTGCAAGGATGTCCTTGGCCTCTGGATCAACGAGACGGAGAGCAAGCATGCCTGGATGCAGATCTTCGACGAGCTGCGGGCTCGCGGCGTTAAGGATCTTGGCATCCTGTCCATGGATGGCGTGAGCGGATTGGAGGAAGGCGCCAAGGCTGTATTCCCGCATGCCATGGTTCAGCGCTGCATCGTACACCTCATCCGCAATTCCATCCGCTACATCCCACGCAAGCAGTGGAGTGCATTCACGAAGCAGCTGAAGCTCATCTATGGTGCCATCAACGTCAAGCAGGCCCGTCAGGAATTCGAGAAGTTCAAGACCGACTGGCAGGCTTATCCAGGCGCGGTCAGCGTAAGGGAAAACAATTTCTCACACGTCGAGCAGCTCTATAACTATGGCAGTGCCGTGCGCAAGATCATGTACACGACCAATGCCATCGAGAGCGTCAACTCTAGCTTCCGCAAGGTGACCAAGAAAGGCGCTTTCCCCAAAGAGGATGCAGTCTTCAAGATTTTCTACCTACGCATCCAAGAGCTCTATAAAAAATGGAAGGGTCGTCACGTCGCAAACTGGGCGATGGTCCGGAACCAGCTGCTCATGGACGACAGGATGTCTCAGCTTATGCAGCAATACGATGTTGCTTATTGA
- a CDS encoding fumarylacetoacetate hydrolase family protein, translating into MQRLVSYNINGQRQWGVLTADGNYIYSAEDLEETYFIPLGESMESFIEFGEEGLLNLAKVLEINSNDKMITPIPLNTVQLEVPFYPKRNVFCVGKNYKAHIKEFDHAEDPQAPGRPIFFTKAATSVIGPEEEIDAHTATTHQPDYEGELGVIIGKRGTNISEEDALKYVYGYTIINDVTARDLQKSHMQWFKGKSLDTFCPMGPTVMIGDWPVPFTIHTKVNGELRQEGNTQDLIFSIPRLIAELSEGMTLLPGDVIATGTPQGVGMGFNPPKFLKKGDTVEITIDPIGTLKNTVK; encoded by the coding sequence ATGCAGAGACTTGTTTCATACAATATTAACGGGCAGCGCCAGTGGGGTGTACTCACAGCAGATGGCAATTATATCTATTCAGCAGAAGACTTGGAGGAAACCTATTTCATCCCTCTCGGAGAGAGCATGGAATCTTTCATCGAATTCGGTGAAGAAGGCCTCCTGAATCTGGCAAAGGTTCTGGAAATTAACAGCAATGATAAAATGATAACCCCGATTCCTCTTAATACAGTTCAGCTTGAAGTCCCCTTCTATCCAAAACGCAATGTATTCTGCGTTGGCAAGAATTATAAGGCGCATATCAAGGAATTTGACCACGCTGAAGATCCACAGGCTCCTGGAAGGCCGATTTTCTTCACAAAAGCTGCCACATCAGTCATCGGCCCTGAGGAAGAGATCGATGCTCACACGGCTACAACCCACCAGCCCGACTATGAAGGTGAACTTGGCGTCATCATTGGAAAACGCGGAACTAATATCTCTGAAGAAGATGCCTTAAAATATGTCTATGGCTATACCATCATCAATGACGTGACGGCCAGAGATCTTCAGAAGTCCCATATGCAGTGGTTTAAAGGAAAGAGCCTGGACACGTTCTGCCCGATGGGTCCGACTGTCATGATTGGCGACTGGCCGGTACCGTTTACGATTCATACCAAAGTCAATGGAGAGCTTCGTCAGGAAGGAAATACACAGGATCTGATTTTCTCCATCCCAAGACTTATCGCTGAATTATCTGAAGGAATGACCCTCCTGCCAGGAGACGTTATCGCAACCGGCACTCCGCAGGGTGTAGGAATGGGTTTCAATCCGCCTAAATTCCTCAAAAAGGGAGACACCGTAGAAATAACAATCGACCCCATCGGAACCTTGAAAAACACTGTAAAATAA
- a CDS encoding MFS transporter, with amino-acid sequence MKFKRNVIVLIISMFLVSAGYTMVIPFLPLYLSELGVPEEQLTLWTGLVFSSCFFVAALMGPIWGKLADTSGKKKMAVRAGILLGFSYLFCGLCQNEYHLLAARAFQGFANGFVAAAMAIISVSVQSSEIGVTLGAAQTALVIGGICGPLLGGALSEFIGMRGSFFVSAAFLWIVSLAVIFFVHEPALKGEESTDREKTSIKDDISYALKNDHLRELLAILFLLQVTILMIQPVTSLWVRKLMGDSGNVELVSGFIMSSSGLAGALTTALWGKFGQSRGYYAAMFITLSFAGVITIAQSIPSSIIGFGICQFLVGCFVIGINPSLNAALVKYTPSSFRGRVFGLSNTAQQFGNMIGPILASFVSMTGSIREVYIAAGVIQLLLGFRLFFSRIKKGEY; translated from the coding sequence GTGAAATTCAAACGGAACGTAATTGTATTAATTATTAGTATGTTTCTGGTATCAGCAGGATATACCATGGTGATACCTTTTCTTCCTCTATACCTTTCCGAGCTGGGAGTCCCGGAAGAGCAGCTGACTCTTTGGACAGGGCTGGTATTTTCATCATGCTTTTTTGTCGCAGCTCTCATGGGTCCAATCTGGGGAAAATTAGCAGATACAAGCGGCAAGAAGAAAATGGCGGTTCGTGCAGGCATCCTGCTCGGATTTTCTTATCTTTTCTGCGGTTTATGTCAAAATGAATATCATCTTCTGGCGGCAAGAGCTTTCCAGGGATTTGCCAATGGTTTTGTGGCAGCTGCAATGGCGATTATTTCTGTCAGCGTCCAGTCATCTGAAATAGGCGTAACTTTAGGGGCTGCACAGACAGCTCTTGTAATCGGGGGGATTTGCGGTCCTCTTTTGGGCGGTGCCTTGTCAGAATTCATTGGTATGAGAGGAAGTTTTTTTGTCTCGGCAGCATTTCTATGGATCGTATCGCTGGCCGTTATATTCTTTGTCCATGAACCTGCTTTAAAGGGAGAGGAAAGTACTGACAGAGAGAAAACATCGATAAAAGATGACATATCATATGCATTGAAGAATGATCATTTAAGGGAATTGCTTGCAATTTTGTTCCTGCTTCAGGTAACAATCCTGATGATACAGCCTGTCACCTCTTTATGGGTCAGAAAGTTAATGGGGGACAGCGGCAATGTAGAGCTTGTTTCAGGATTTATTATGAGCAGCAGCGGATTGGCAGGTGCTTTGACCACAGCCCTTTGGGGCAAGTTCGGCCAAAGCCGCGGATACTATGCTGCCATGTTCATTACGCTCTCCTTTGCCGGGGTGATTACGATTGCACAGTCGATTCCAAGTTCAATCATAGGATTCGGTATTTGTCAGTTCCTGGTGGGATGTTTTGTCATTGGGATTAATCCTTCCCTGAACGCTGCACTGGTGAAATATACACCTTCGTCATTTAGAGGACGCGTTTTTGGATTATCAAATACGGCGCAGCAGTTTGGGAACATGATAGGACCGATACTGGCGTCTTTTGTCTCCATGACCGGAAGCATCCGGGAGGTATATATAGCCGCCGGAGTCATACAATTGCTGCTTGGCTTCAGGTTATTCTTCTCAAGAATCAAAAAGGGCGAATATTAA
- a CDS encoding alpha/beta hydrolase family protein, with translation MYVVHPIREGKGPVIFYHGWSSNALAQMSRAALLAVNGYTVYLPEALHHGERDPLEDYYVVEDYPVFWNTIFNNIEEYNSLYEFITAKEKMAPFIMGHSMGGMTVLGIACKYPDKVRGVVSFNGSGDWGLTHLFIQARFGVNVGRNWVLEDVVDARSPVNNLEHLADIPILMTNGESDISIDPRAQAHFYENLMQVNHTSKRITYPLLGHFVTTNMMDDAISWMDEVSTRK, from the coding sequence GTGTATGTAGTGCATCCTATAAGAGAAGGAAAAGGACCCGTTATCTTTTATCATGGCTGGAGCAGCAATGCTCTGGCACAGATGTCCCGCGCAGCTTTGCTGGCGGTCAATGGATATACGGTGTACCTGCCGGAAGCTCTTCATCATGGCGAAAGGGATCCATTGGAAGATTATTATGTTGTAGAAGACTATCCCGTATTTTGGAATACTATTTTCAATAACATAGAAGAGTACAATTCCCTTTATGAATTTATTACGGCCAAAGAGAAGATGGCTCCGTTTATCATGGGACATTCAATGGGAGGCATGACTGTTTTAGGTATTGCCTGTAAATATCCTGATAAGGTAAGAGGAGTCGTTTCCTTCAATGGTTCGGGTGACTGGGGGCTTACTCATCTGTTTATCCAGGCAAGATTCGGGGTCAATGTAGGCAGGAACTGGGTATTGGAAGATGTGGTTGATGCCAGATCGCCGGTGAATAATCTGGAACATCTGGCTGACATTCCGATTTTAATGACAAATGGAGAAAGCGATATCTCAATAGATCCAAGAGCGCAGGCGCATTTCTATGAGAATCTAATGCAGGTAAACCATACATCAAAAAGAATTACATATCCATTATTAGGCCACTTCGTGACGACCAATATGATGGATGACGCAATTTCGTGGATGGATGAGGTGTCCACCAGAAAATAA
- a CDS encoding lysophospholipid acyltransferase family protein, which translates to MSLTYNFMKLLGRVSCSLSEKNAQRMGNYLGAFFWMLVPPKRKKLAINNIIRCGITDNEKEASRISKAAAVRFGDIGVSMFRFPLLNQDNIKKYVTIEGKEKLDAIKESKKGCILAATHCGNWELEGAALALYGYPLLSVAMKQKNKGFDQFLCEYRSMPGQTVEYKTGVRDMLRRLKQGYFIGLLCDQDPGDTGILSDFMGQKTLTPTGPAHFSLLCKLPVMTALIHKDGPFHYTIVIGDPIEADAGLDKKEAIQNVTDKINIRLEEWIRKYPEEWFWLHNRWKWTDRFYPELKKGNDHAAKV; encoded by the coding sequence ATGAGTCTGACATATAATTTCATGAAGCTTCTTGGGCGCGTATCCTGCAGCCTTTCTGAAAAAAATGCACAGCGCATGGGGAATTATCTGGGAGCTTTCTTCTGGATGCTTGTACCTCCCAAGCGCAAGAAGCTGGCCATTAATAATATTATTCGATGCGGGATAACAGATAATGAAAAAGAGGCGTCCCGGATCAGCAAAGCGGCTGCCGTACGTTTTGGCGATATTGGAGTATCCATGTTTCGCTTTCCGCTCCTCAATCAGGATAATATAAAGAAATACGTAACGATTGAAGGGAAAGAAAAGCTTGATGCTATTAAAGAAAGCAAAAAAGGCTGTATCCTGGCCGCTACTCACTGCGGAAACTGGGAACTTGAAGGGGCCGCACTTGCCCTTTACGGATACCCGCTCCTTTCAGTAGCAATGAAACAAAAAAATAAGGGCTTCGACCAGTTCTTATGCGAGTACAGGTCTATGCCGGGACAGACGGTTGAGTATAAGACTGGTGTCCGTGATATGCTCCGCCGTCTGAAACAGGGCTACTTTATTGGCCTCTTATGTGATCAGGATCCTGGTGATACAGGGATATTATCCGATTTTATGGGGCAGAAGACGCTGACGCCAACCGGCCCCGCTCATTTCTCTCTTCTTTGCAAACTTCCTGTCATGACTGCACTTATTCACAAGGACGGACCGTTCCACTATACCATCGTGATAGGGGATCCTATAGAGGCTGACGCAGGACTTGATAAGAAGGAAGCTATACAGAATGTGACGGATAAGATCAATATAAGGCTGGAAGAATGGATACGGAAGTATCCGGAAGAATGGTTCTGGCTCCATAATCGCTGGAAATGGACAGATCGTTTTTATCCAGAGTTGAAAAAAGGAAATGATCATGCAGCTAAAGTCTGA
- the lpxD gene encoding UDP-3-O-(3-hydroxymyristoyl)glucosamine N-acyltransferase, with product MDPVKQDLHRSEATMKKTAGELAEIVGGVLHGDPSLVIDDVCSAESAGPSHITFARGIYAEHIEEMHAGVILVDELPEHFTKNFIVVPDCRRSFGQLIDLFHPESHFEPGIHATAIVSPKAQIGSNVCIMAYCIIEDGAVIGDNTVIYPYTYIGKNAVIGNGCELNPGSVVHENSILGNNVVLRAHAVVGGQGFGFSTDERGHHTHIRQLGRAVIGDNCEIGAGSAVDNGAMNDTVVGSGTKIDNLVHVGHNVQIGNDCFIIAQTGIAGSTTIGNHCILAGQTGINGHVKITDNVVLGGKTGVIGNITEPGVYMGYPARTHAQWGRVEVMVSHLPELMKKVKKLEKQLEAQKDKK from the coding sequence ATGGATCCAGTAAAGCAGGATCTGCATCGAAGTGAGGCGACTATGAAAAAGACAGCTGGTGAATTGGCCGAGATCGTAGGCGGAGTTCTGCATGGGGATCCTTCTCTTGTGATTGATGATGTGTGCAGCGCTGAAAGTGCAGGACCGTCTCACATTACCTTTGCACGTGGAATTTATGCTGAGCATATTGAAGAGATGCATGCAGGCGTTATTTTAGTCGATGAACTGCCGGAGCATTTCACAAAAAATTTTATTGTCGTCCCGGACTGCCGCCGTTCGTTCGGCCAGTTGATTGATTTATTCCATCCGGAATCTCATTTTGAACCGGGCATCCATGCGACAGCTATTGTTAGCCCGAAAGCTCAGATTGGCAGCAATGTATGCATCATGGCGTACTGTATCATTGAAGATGGCGCTGTCATTGGTGACAACACGGTGATTTATCCATATACATATATCGGCAAAAATGCAGTTATCGGAAATGGCTGTGAACTGAATCCGGGATCGGTCGTTCATGAAAACAGTATATTAGGAAATAATGTCGTACTTCGTGCGCATGCTGTTGTCGGAGGACAGGGATTCGGCTTTTCAACCGATGAACGGGGACATCATACCCATATCCGCCAGTTGGGCAGGGCTGTGATTGGTGATAACTGCGAGATTGGTGCAGGTTCTGCTGTCGATAATGGTGCCATGAATGATACTGTTGTCGGAAGCGGCACTAAAATCGACAATCTGGTACATGTAGGTCATAATGTTCAAATCGGCAATGACTGCTTTATCATTGCGCAGACGGGAATTGCAGGAAGCACCACGATTGGAAATCACTGCATCCTGGCAGGACAGACTGGAATCAATGGTCATGTAAAAATTACAGATAATGTCGTTTTAGGCGGCAAGACTGGTGTTATCGGAAATATTACTGAACCAGGCGTTTATATGGGCTATCCTGCAAGAACGCATGCTCAATGGGGCAGGGTTGAAGTCATGGTTTCTCATCTGCCGGAACTGATGAAAAAAGTAAAAAAATTGGAAAAGCAGCTGGAAGCCCAGAAAGATAAAAAGTAG
- a CDS encoding OmpH family outer membrane protein: MIGSTWKKLACVGLIACAAVFSGCGNSSKVAVVDYQKIENESPKVKDIQKQITDKDTEIQNRLNQEAQSGLSDEEMQKKVQAAQQERMIFVQSKQKELESLIQAQCGAIAKEKNIGIVMYQRAVPVGAVDITDEVLKRMDGSSKAGSASK; this comes from the coding sequence ATGATAGGTTCTACATGGAAAAAGCTGGCATGCGTTGGTTTGATTGCGTGTGCAGCTGTATTTTCCGGTTGTGGTAATTCGAGTAAAGTTGCAGTTGTCGATTACCAGAAAATAGAGAATGAATCTCCAAAAGTAAAAGACATTCAGAAACAGATTACTGATAAAGATACAGAAATCCAGAACAGATTGAATCAGGAAGCGCAGTCCGGGCTTTCTGATGAAGAAATGCAGAAGAAAGTTCAAGCTGCCCAGCAGGAACGCATGATTTTTGTTCAGAGCAAGCAGAAGGAACTGGAATCACTCATTCAGGCGCAGTGTGGTGCAATTGCTAAAGAAAAGAACATCGGAATTGTCATGTATCAAAGAGCGGTGCCTGTTGGTGCGGTAGATATAACTGATGAAGTTTTAAAGAGGATGGATGGATCCAGTAAAGCAGGATCTGCATCGAAGTGA
- a CDS encoding OmpH family outer membrane protein, with amino-acid sequence MMTTLGNKKNVKIFSFALAGVFIASVAAMAVVSMGDTANAAPTSDIGVVDQREVISSNGTLAMDYQQKLKSTADEMQKDFDAKSAGMSDAEKEKLFNDMQQQFNQKRTSIEKDMEDQVTSAVKSVASQKGLSLVVDKSAVLYGGTDITKEVTDALNQSVTAAQSSAASASK; translated from the coding sequence ATGATGACAACTCTTGGTAATAAGAAAAATGTAAAGATTTTTTCATTTGCTTTAGCGGGAGTGTTTATTGCTTCGGTTGCTGCCATGGCAGTCGTATCCATGGGGGATACTGCAAATGCAGCTCCTACCTCTGATATCGGTGTCGTTGATCAGAGGGAAGTCATTTCCAGCAATGGTACTTTGGCAATGGACTATCAGCAGAAACTCAAATCCACAGCTGATGAAATGCAGAAGGACTTTGATGCGAAATCTGCAGGCATGAGCGATGCTGAAAAGGAAAAACTTTTTAATGACATGCAGCAGCAGTTCAATCAGAAGAGAACATCCATCGAAAAGGATATGGAAGACCAGGTTACAAGCGCAGTCAAGTCTGTGGCTTCCCAAAAGGGATTATCCCTGGTCGTTGATAAATCCGCAGTCCTTTACGGCGGTACTGATATCACTAAGGAAGTAACAGATGCATTGAATCAGTCAGTTACGGCTGCCCAGTCATCTGCCGCTTCCGCTAGTAAATAA
- a CDS encoding BamA/OMP85 family outer membrane protein: MITTKHKKAVILSALMFSLTGASAYAQAPGIAGSQNGMSQSSMIDVKSGQATGKVGEITDKTDKAANEEPAVMVQQSQQTVAVGDASLYLSSNDDSAIEAQVGKTITSVDFEGIPEEVKAKLAPLIQSKPGSTVTVEGIRNDVASLGSIGVFSQIRPVFVSVPEGVKLTYQLVSNPVVKNVEFSGNTVFTSDYLKSIMQIPKDSVLNFVLVNQKLREIEDLYLKQGYMLVSIPNVQVSADGTLHIDISEGIVEDIVIVGNEKTKNYVITRELKLKKGKPFNKFLASRSMERLYNLGYFEDVNMKLLPGKTNEHDVIIEIDVIEQKTGIVTVGAGYSDADGTVGIIELGDTNFRGTGDKVNLHWEFGGAGDGKNYTLSYTRPWINDNGDSLGASIFNRIYEYDDYDANGDKVAEYDKRRKGWNLTWGHVSDEYRTNYFNFESSKESYDDHDGFETGEVMDKYLAKNNITDYHDSDWYKAIMDNFGTTNSFTFTHVFDNRDNYFNASKGRRISFAAQWGGHGLGGDYDFYKFTAEGRFYKALGNGHILALRLMGGYIDGDVSYGNLFDLGGSDTLRGYEDDQFKGKKMYAATLEYRFPIAKKVQGVLFTDAGSTWGIDEGKIPWYTDDDSLNWSVGVGIRLQTPIGPIRLDYGHGDRNKFNFSFGTQF, from the coding sequence ATGATTACAACAAAACACAAAAAGGCGGTCATCCTTTCTGCGCTAATGTTTTCTTTGACAGGCGCATCCGCTTATGCGCAGGCTCCGGGCATCGCAGGCAGCCAGAATGGAATGTCCCAGAGCTCAATGATTGATGTAAAAAGCGGACAGGCAACAGGCAAGGTTGGAGAAATCACTGATAAAACGGATAAGGCGGCTAATGAAGAACCTGCCGTTATGGTTCAGCAGTCTCAGCAAACTGTAGCTGTCGGGGATGCATCGCTGTATCTTTCCTCTAATGATGATTCTGCTATTGAGGCCCAGGTCGGCAAAACAATTACTTCTGTTGATTTTGAAGGAATCCCGGAAGAAGTGAAGGCAAAACTTGCTCCTTTGATTCAAAGCAAACCGGGATCCACTGTTACCGTTGAGGGAATCCGAAATGATGTGGCATCCTTAGGGAGCATTGGTGTTTTCTCTCAGATCAGACCGGTTTTCGTCAGCGTTCCGGAAGGTGTTAAACTGACATATCAGCTGGTTTCCAATCCAGTCGTCAAAAATGTAGAATTTTCAGGCAACACTGTATTTACCAGTGATTATCTGAAATCCATTATGCAGATTCCGAAAGACAGCGTTTTGAACTTCGTGCTCGTAAACCAGAAGCTGAGGGAAATTGAAGATCTGTATCTGAAGCAGGGATACATGCTCGTGTCTATCCCGAACGTACAGGTATCTGCAGACGGGACACTTCATATCGATATATCCGAAGGCATTGTTGAAGACATCGTTATTGTCGGAAACGAGAAGACCAAGAATTACGTTATTACAAGAGAATTGAAATTAAAGAAGGGCAAGCCTTTCAATAAATTCCTGGCAAGCAGAAGTATGGAACGTCTGTATAACTTAGGTTATTTCGAAGACGTTAATATGAAGCTGCTCCCGGGAAAGACCAATGAACATGATGTCATCATTGAAATCGATGTCATTGAACAGAAAACAGGTATCGTAACTGTAGGTGCCGGTTATTCTGATGCTGATGGCACAGTAGGTATTATTGAACTGGGCGATACCAATTTCAGAGGTACTGGCGATAAGGTCAATCTGCATTGGGAATTCGGCGGTGCAGGCGATGGCAAGAACTATACTCTTTCCTATACCAGACCCTGGATCAATGATAACGGAGACTCTCTGGGTGCATCCATATTCAACCGTATTTATGAATACGATGACTATGATGCCAACGGGGACAAAGTAGCAGAATATGATAAACGCAGAAAAGGCTGGAATTTGACATGGGGTCATGTTTCCGACGAATACAGAACGAACTACTTCAATTTCGAAAGTTCCAAAGAATCTTATGATGATCATGACGGCTTCGAAACTGGAGAAGTTATGGACAAATATCTGGCTAAGAACAATATAACTGATTATCATGATTCTGACTGGTACAAAGCTATCATGGATAACTTTGGAACCACGAACAGCTTTACCTTCACCCATGTATTTGATAACCGAGACAATTACTTCAATGCCAGCAAGGGCCGCAGAATTTCGTTCGCAGCACAGTGGGGCGGCCATGGCCTTGGCGGCGATTATGATTTCTATAAATTTACAGCAGAAGGACGTTTCTACAAAGCTCTTGGAAACGGCCATATCTTAGCTCTCCGTTTGATGGGCGGTTATATTGACGGCGACGTATCTTACGGAAACCTGTTTGATTTGGGCGGATCGGATACACTGCGCGGTTATGAAGATGATCAGTTCAAGGGCAAGAAAATGTATGCAGCTACCCTTGAATATCGTTTCCCGATCGCTAAAAAGGTTCAGGGCGTCCTGTTCACTGATGCAGGAAGCACCTGGGGAATTGATGAAGGAAAGATACCGTGGTACACAGATGACGACTCTCTTAACTGGTCTGTCGGTGTCGGTATCAGACTCCAGACTCCGATCGGACCGATCAGACTGGATTATGGTCATGGTGATAGAAACAAATTCAACTTCAGCTTTGGTACACAGTTCTAA